From one Streptomyces sp. NBC_01478 genomic stretch:
- a CDS encoding urease accessory protein UreF, whose translation MSRGALLVLADGRFPAGGHAHSGGAEAAVKAGRVTGAADLGEFCRGRLYTAGLVSAGLASAAALGVDPVELDAAADARTPSPALRVVARKLGRQLMRAARATWPSPELDALAREFPKGAHQPVVLGLVARAAGLGPEDAAYCAAYESVSGPASATVRLLSLDPFDATAVLARLAPELDLVVDRAVEAGRRVLDEGVGALPCASAPLLEIGAEAHAAWAVRLFAS comes from the coding sequence ATGAGCAGGGGAGCGCTGCTGGTTCTCGCCGACGGGCGGTTTCCCGCCGGAGGGCACGCACACTCCGGCGGGGCCGAGGCCGCCGTCAAGGCCGGACGCGTCACCGGGGCGGCCGACCTCGGTGAGTTCTGCCGGGGGCGGTTGTACACGGCCGGGCTGGTGTCCGCCGGGCTCGCTTCCGCTGCCGCGCTGGGAGTTGACCCGGTGGAGCTGGACGCGGCCGCGGACGCGCGGACGCCGTCGCCCGCGTTGCGGGTGGTCGCGCGGAAGCTGGGGCGGCAGTTGATGCGGGCCGCTCGCGCTACCTGGCCGTCCCCCGAACTCGACGCGCTGGCACGGGAGTTCCCCAAGGGGGCGCATCAGCCAGTGGTGTTGGGGCTGGTGGCTCGGGCGGCCGGGCTGGGACCCGAGGACGCGGCGTACTGCGCGGCCTACGAGAGTGTGAGTGGGCCGGCGTCCGCGACGGTGCGGTTGCTGAGCCTGGATCCGTTCGACGCTACGGCTGTGCTGGCCCGGTTGGCGCCGGAGCTGGACCTTGTCGTCGACCGGGCGGTGGAGGCGGGGCGGCGTGTCCTCGACGAGGGGGTCGGCGCTCTGCCTTGTGCTTCCGCGCCGTTGCTGGAGATCGGGGCGGAGGCGCATGCCGCTTGGGCTGTGCGGTTGTTCGCGTCGTAG
- a CDS encoding urease subunit alpha produces MPEISRAAYADLFGPTTGDRIRLADTDLLIEIEEDRSGGPGLAGDEAVFGGGKVIRESMGQARATRAEGTPDTVITGAVIIDHWGIVKADVGIRDGRITGIGKAGNPDTMDGIHPDLVIGPETEVIAGNGRILTAGAVDAHVHFICPQIADEALSAGVTTLVGGGTGPAEGSKATTVTPGPWHLARMMAAMEQYPLNIGFLGKGNTVSHDAMMSQIRGGALGLKLHEDWGSTPAVIDASLTVADRTGVQVAIHTDTLNEAGFVGDTLAAIAGRGIHAYHTEGAGGGHAPDIMTVVSEPHVLPSSTNPTRPYTVNTAEEHLDMLMVCHHLNPAVPEDLAFAESRIRPSTIGAEDILHDLGAISIISSDAQAMGRVGEVILRTWQTAHVMKRRRGALPGDGRADNHRVRRYVAKYTINPALAQGLAREIGSVETGKLADLVLWEPPFFGVKPHLVIKGGQIAYAQMGDANASIPTPQPILPRPMFGAIGRAPAANSFNFVAPLAIEDGLPERLDLGKKFVAIDSTRGVTKADMRENDARPRVQVDPDSFAVHIDGELVEATPAAELPMAQRYFLF; encoded by the coding sequence ATGCCTGAGATCTCCCGTGCCGCGTACGCGGACCTGTTCGGGCCGACCACCGGCGACCGCATCCGGCTCGCCGACACCGATCTGCTGATCGAGATCGAGGAGGACCGCAGCGGCGGTCCGGGACTCGCCGGTGACGAGGCCGTGTTCGGCGGCGGCAAGGTCATCCGCGAGTCCATGGGGCAGGCCCGCGCCACGCGCGCGGAGGGCACCCCCGACACCGTCATCACCGGCGCCGTGATCATCGACCACTGGGGCATCGTCAAGGCCGACGTCGGCATCCGCGACGGCCGCATCACCGGCATCGGCAAGGCCGGCAACCCCGACACCATGGACGGCATCCACCCCGACCTGGTGATCGGCCCCGAGACCGAGGTCATCGCCGGCAACGGACGCATCCTCACGGCCGGCGCCGTGGACGCGCACGTCCACTTCATCTGTCCGCAGATCGCCGACGAAGCGCTCTCCGCCGGAGTCACCACCCTGGTGGGCGGCGGCACCGGTCCTGCCGAGGGTTCGAAGGCGACCACGGTTACCCCCGGCCCCTGGCATCTGGCCCGGATGATGGCCGCGATGGAGCAGTACCCGCTCAACATCGGCTTCCTCGGCAAGGGCAACACCGTCTCGCACGACGCGATGATGTCCCAGATCCGCGGGGGAGCGCTGGGACTGAAACTGCACGAGGACTGGGGCTCGACCCCCGCCGTCATCGACGCCTCGCTCACCGTCGCCGACCGCACGGGCGTCCAAGTCGCCATCCACACCGACACGTTGAACGAGGCAGGGTTCGTCGGCGACACCCTCGCCGCGATCGCCGGACGCGGCATCCACGCCTACCACACCGAGGGCGCGGGCGGCGGGCACGCGCCGGACATCATGACCGTGGTCTCCGAGCCGCACGTACTGCCCAGCTCCACCAACCCGACCCGGCCCTACACCGTCAACACCGCCGAGGAACACCTCGACATGCTGATGGTCTGCCACCACCTCAACCCGGCCGTCCCCGAGGACCTGGCCTTCGCCGAGTCCCGCATCCGCCCCTCGACGATCGGCGCGGAGGACATCCTCCACGACCTCGGCGCCATCTCGATCATCTCCTCCGACGCCCAGGCCATGGGGCGGGTGGGCGAGGTGATCCTGCGGACCTGGCAGACGGCCCATGTGATGAAGCGGCGGCGGGGCGCGCTGCCGGGGGACGGGCGCGCGGACAACCATCGCGTACGGCGCTACGTTGCCAAGTACACGATCAACCCCGCCCTCGCGCAGGGCCTCGCCCGTGAGATCGGCTCCGTCGAGACGGGCAAGCTCGCCGACCTCGTGCTGTGGGAGCCGCCGTTCTTCGGCGTCAAGCCGCACCTCGTGATCAAGGGCGGGCAGATCGCGTACGCGCAGATGGGCGACGCCAACGCGTCCATCCCGACCCCGCAGCCCATCCTGCCGCGCCCGATGTTCGGGGCGATCGGACGGGCACCGGCCGCCAACTCCTTCAACTTCGTCGCCCCGTTGGCCATCGAGGACGGGCTGCCCGAACGGCTCGACCTCGGCAAGAAGTTCGTGGCCATCGACTCCACGCGTGGGGTCACCAAGGCGGACATGCGGGAGAACGACGCCCGGCCGCGCGTCCAGGTCGACCCCGACAGCTTCGCCGTGCACATCGACGGGGAGCTCGTCGAGGCGACTCCGGCCGCCGAACTGCCCATGGCTCAGCGGTACTTCCTCTTCTGA